A window of Ictidomys tridecemlineatus isolate mIctTri1 chromosome 1, mIctTri1.hap1, whole genome shotgun sequence contains these coding sequences:
- the Plekhs1 gene encoding pleckstrin homology domain-containing family S member 1: METKSPKSPGKQLTFYYENEVYKQDYFIKSPPPQLFSSATSWKKRFCVLSKNGDKGLTLSYYKDHHQRGSLEIDRNASVNVGINSQEKLQSVQRMFKCRPDEVMSIRTTNRDYFLISHDREKIKDWVSFISSFCCGARAAHQNTQEGHSLGDTRPVSYPSPVFGPSSVMEAVSPTSPRNSLPHMYLMEKSSPGFKQAHLPRDFLSETTQDTQEESYYLSPRSVLLELDNVIDSNDSGESIEPGSEDQVPKTIECHYMSMKSCFFKDTLNASADCPEKAQTFPEPQDGGTQLQEPDSGSDLCLSPANPGTQATDDKKGSASLTVVKLSILLNNIPDESHLETLDVFLSPPDVINYLALVEAAGRICVARWEGPPQLGCVFCHGDHVLAVNDLKPQSLEEVSLFLTRSIQKEKVKLSIGRIPNSEKFHAEACTCLLKHQGVALIQQEKFGLQRAPKRSPAIKKGQQKGTGE; the protein is encoded by the exons ATGGAAACCAAATCTCCAAAGAGTCCAG GCAAGCAActcacattttattatgaaaatgaagTCTATAAACAAGATTACTTTATTAAGTCACCACCTCCTCAGCTTTTCTCCTCCGCA ACCTCTTGGAAAAAGCGTTTTTGTGTCCTGTCAAAGAATGGGGACAAGGGTCTTACTCTTTCCTATTACAAAGACCATCACCAACGAGGTTCCCTCGAAATTGACCG AAATGCTAGCGTCAACGTGGGTATAAATAGCCAGGAAAAGCTTCAATCTGTGCAGAGGATGTTTAAATGCCGCCCGGATGAGGTGATGTCCATCAGAACCACTAACAGAGATTACTTCCTCATCAGCCACGACAG GGAGAAGATTAAAGACTGGGTCTCTTTCATATCATCGTTCTGCTGTGGTGCCCGAGCAGCTCACCAGAACACCCAG GAGGGACACTCACTGGGTGATACAAGGCCGGTTTCCTaccccagccctgtctttggTCCTTCCAGTGTGATGGAGGCTGTGAGCCCCACCTCGCCACGAAACAGCCTTCCACACATG TACTTAATGGAAAAAAGTTCTCCAGGATTCAAGCAGGCTCATCTTCCACGTGATTTCTTGTCAGAGACCACTCAAGACACACAAGAAGAAAGTTATTATCTTAGTCCTCGAAGTGTTCTTTTAGAG TTGGATAATGTTATTGATTCCAATGATTCTGGTGAATCCATCGAACCTGGTAGTGAAGACCAGGTCCCCAAGACAATTGAATGCCATTACATGTCAATGAAATCCTG TTTTTTCAAGGATACGCTCAATGCATCTGCTGACTGCCCAGAGAAGGCCCAGACCTTTCCAGAGCCCCAGGATGGAGGCACCCAACTGCAGGAACCAGATTCAGGAAGTGATCTGTGTCTTTCACCTGCCAATCCAGGAACACAGGCCACGGATGATAAGAAGGGATCGGCCTCACTGACTGTTGTGAAATTGTCTATATTACTCAA CAACATCCCCGATGAAAGCCACTTAGAGACGCTTGACGTGTTCCTTTCTCCGCCAGATGTCATCAACTATCTTGCTCTTGTCGAAGCAGCCGGACGGATATG CGTGGCCCGGTGGGAAGGCCCCCCACAGCTGGGATGCGTATTTTGCCATGGAGATCATGTCTTGGCTGTGAATGACCTGAAACCCCAAAGCCTGGAGGAGGTCTCCTTGTTCCTTACCCGGTCCATACAGAAAGAG AAAGTAAAGCTGTCCATCGGGCGGATCCCAAATTCAGAGAAATTTCATGCTGAGGCCTGTACCTGCCTCTTAAAACACCAAGGAGTTGCACTGATCCAACAGGAGAAGTTTGGACTGCAGAGGGCACCCAAGAGGAGCCCAGCCATCAAAAAGGGCCAGCAGAAAGGGACTGGGGAGTAG